In Tenacibaculum pacificus, a single window of DNA contains:
- a CDS encoding LytR/AlgR family response regulator transcription factor, whose amino-acid sequence MDCIIIEDELPAQNIIKNYIRKIPDLEVIATFQTAMKANEFFKNNTVDIVFLDINLPDISGLDFIKTIKNPPKIIITTAYPDYAVSSFELDTIVDYLVKPFSFDRFLKAVSKVEKQLNLSEEKKKEALFLNVDKTIYKIYIDDILYLESDRNYVTFFTSDKKLTIIDSLKNWKDTLNDTQFIQIHKSYIINIKKMVKFTGTNLFIDSKNLPIGRTYKKTLLAHLKTNQ is encoded by the coding sequence ATGGATTGTATTATTATTGAAGATGAACTTCCTGCACAAAATATCATAAAAAATTACATTCGTAAAATTCCAGATTTAGAAGTAATTGCTACTTTTCAAACTGCTATGAAGGCTAATGAATTTTTTAAAAATAATACTGTTGATATCGTTTTTTTAGATATTAATTTACCCGATATTTCTGGATTAGATTTTATAAAAACAATTAAAAACCCACCAAAGATAATTATTACAACTGCTTATCCTGATTATGCTGTTTCAAGTTTTGAACTAGATACTATTGTCGATTATTTAGTAAAACCTTTTTCTTTTGATAGATTTTTAAAAGCTGTTTCTAAAGTTGAAAAACAATTAAATTTATCCGAAGAAAAAAAGAAAGAAGCGCTCTTTTTAAATGTAGATAAAACAATTTATAAAATTTATATTGATGATATTTTGTACTTAGAATCGGACAGAAATTATGTAACTTTTTTTACTTCGGATAAAAAATTAACCATAATTGATTCTTTAAAAAATTGGAAAGACACTTTAAATGATACTCAATTTATACAGATTCATAAATCGTATATTATAAATATCAAAAAAATGGTAAAATTCACAGGAACCAATCTTTTTATCGACTCTAAAAATTTACCGATTGGAAGAACCTATAAAAAAACACTATTGGCGCATTTAAAAACGAACCAATAG
- a CDS encoding succinate dehydrogenase/fumarate reductase iron-sulfur subunit gives MNLTLKVWRQKNASDKGKMVDYQVTEISEHMSFLEMMDVLNEQIINKGDEPVAFDHDCREGICGMCSMYINGEAHGPDRGVTTCQLHMRMFKDGDTITIEPFRAAAFPVIKDLVVDRSSFERIQQSGGYISVNTSGNTQDANAIPVSKEAADKAMDAATCIGCGACVATCKNSSAMLFVGAKVSQYALLPQGQVEATDRVLNMVAQMDAEGFGNCTNTGACEVECPKGISLENIARMNTEFMKASLKG, from the coding sequence ATGAATTTAACACTTAAAGTTTGGCGTCAGAAAAACGCAAGTGATAAGGGAAAGATGGTCGATTACCAAGTAACCGAGATTTCTGAGCATATGTCTTTCTTAGAAATGATGGATGTACTTAACGAGCAAATAATTAATAAAGGTGACGAGCCTGTTGCATTTGACCATGATTGTCGTGAAGGAATTTGCGGTATGTGTTCTATGTATATTAATGGTGAAGCTCATGGACCTGATAGAGGTGTAACTACGTGTCAATTACACATGCGTATGTTTAAAGATGGTGATACAATTACTATCGAACCATTTAGAGCTGCTGCTTTTCCTGTAATAAAAGATTTAGTTGTTGATAGAAGTTCTTTTGAACGTATTCAACAATCTGGTGGATATATTTCTGTAAACACATCTGGTAATACTCAAGATGCAAATGCAATTCCTGTTTCTAAAGAAGCTGCTGATAAAGCAATGGATGCTGCAACTTGTATTGGTTGTGGTGCTTGTGTTGCTACTTGTAAAAACTCTTCTGCAATGTTATTTGTAGGTGCTAAAGTATCTCAATATGCTTTATTACCTCAAGGACAAGTTGAAGCTACTGATCGTGTTTTAAACATGGTAGCTCAAATGGATGCTGAAGGTTTTGGTAACTGTACAAATACTGGTGCTTGTGAAGTGGAATGTCCTAAAGGAATTTCATTAGAAAACATTGCTCGTATGAATACTGAGTTTATGAAAGCTAGTTTAAAAGGATAA
- a CDS encoding cupredoxin domain-containing protein: protein MKKLIAVIVIVLGFTFNINAQDVKTVSLEQTKEAFTQKAITLSEGTYIFEISNSNVGKDVGFVLAPKGKVEAEHHIKNAYVTSLVKNNSKSTSKKVTLKKGEYVYFCPLNPTPQYTLTVK, encoded by the coding sequence TTGAAAAAATTAATAGCAGTAATCGTAATAGTATTAGGATTTACATTTAATATAAACGCACAAGATGTTAAAACGGTTTCTTTAGAACAAACCAAAGAAGCATTTACTCAAAAAGCAATAACACTTTCTGAAGGAACTTATATTTTTGAAATTTCAAACTCTAATGTCGGAAAAGATGTAGGTTTTGTATTAGCACCAAAAGGAAAAGTAGAAGCAGAGCATCATATTAAAAACGCATATGTAACTTCTTTGGTTAAAAATAATTCTAAATCTACTTCTAAAAAAGTAACTTTAAAAAAAGGAGAGTATGTGTATTTTTGTCCTTTAAATCCTACACCTCAATATACTTTAACGGTTAAGTAA
- the corA gene encoding magnesium/cobalt transporter CorA has protein sequence MSQLQHKDTVSWINLDGLHNTSIMQEITTTFNLDTLVVPEVLNTDARPRVIEYDNCTLITIKMLMLNESDGTTVIENLSLILTKTVLISFQEQKGDVFEPVRERIRKQKKRIRTGGTDYLTFALLDIVVDNYLYVISVLGDKIETLEENLLLNPNENTITEINNYKRELNFLRKNIKPAKEMIFSLAKTDSDFITENTYIHFKELEDNISQANDATDSYREILSDQLNIYHTTITSKLNDIMKFLTVFSVIFIPLTFIAGIYGTNFQYIPELSYKYSYFIMWFIMIIVAIGMLLFFKKKKWF, from the coding sequence ATTAGCCAGTTGCAACATAAAGATACCGTGTCTTGGATAAATTTAGATGGTCTTCATAATACATCTATAATGCAAGAAATAACAACAACTTTTAACCTTGATACTTTAGTTGTTCCTGAAGTTTTAAATACTGATGCCAGACCAAGAGTTATTGAGTATGATAATTGTACACTGATAACAATTAAAATGCTAATGCTTAACGAAAGTGATGGTACAACAGTTATTGAAAATTTAAGTTTAATTCTTACAAAAACAGTATTAATTTCTTTTCAAGAACAAAAAGGTGATGTATTTGAACCTGTAAGAGAAAGAATTAGAAAGCAAAAAAAGAGAATTAGAACTGGTGGAACTGACTATTTAACTTTTGCCTTGTTAGATATTGTAGTTGATAATTATTTATATGTAATTAGTGTACTTGGTGATAAAATTGAAACACTAGAAGAAAACCTATTACTAAACCCTAATGAAAATACAATTACAGAAATTAATAACTATAAACGAGAACTAAATTTTTTACGAAAAAATATAAAACCTGCTAAAGAAATGATTTTTTCATTAGCAAAAACCGACTCTGATTTTATTACCGAAAACACCTATATACATTTTAAAGAACTGGAAGATAACATTAGTCAAGCAAATGATGCTACTGATAGTTACCGAGAAATACTATCCGATCAGCTTAATATATATCACACAACTATTACAAGTAAGCTAAATGATATTATGAAATTTCTAACCGTTTTTTCTGTAATATTTATTCCTTTAACTTTTATCGCAGGTATTTATGGTACTAATTTCCAATATATACCAGAACTTTCTTATAAATACAGTTATTTTATAATGTGGTTTATAATGATAATTGTAGCAATAGGAATGTTACTATTTTTTAAAAAGAAAAAATGGTTTTAA
- a CDS encoding fumarate reductase/succinate dehydrogenase flavoprotein subunit, whose amino-acid sequence MALDSKIPKGPLKDKWTDYKNHIDLVNPANKRNIDVIVVGTGLAGGSASATLAELGYNVKAFAYQDSPRRAHSIAAQGGINAAKNYQGDGDSFYRLFYDTVKGGDYRSREANVYRLAEVSANIIDQCVAQGVPFARDYGGLLDNRSFGGVLVSRTFYAKGQTGQQLLLGAYSAMNRQIARGKIEMFNRHEMLDVVKVDGKARGIIARNLVTGEIERHSAHAVVIATGGYGNVYFLSTNAMGSNATAAWKIHKKGAFFANPCYTQIHPTCIPRSGDYQSKLTLMSESLRNDGRIWVPKNLDDVKAIKEGRKKPTDLSENERDYYLERRYPAFGNLVPRDVASRAAKERCDAGYGVNATGEAVYLDFASAITRYGTEKAKIQNISNPSEAKIYELGQAIVEAKYGNLFQMYNKIVDEDPYKTPMMIYPAVHYTMGGVWVDYNLMTTVEGLYCLGEANFSDHGANRLGASALMQGLSDGYFVLPYTIGDYLSNDIRTGKIPTDTKEFEQAEKEVTARIDFFVNNKGQHSVDYYHKKLGKIMWEKCGMSRNEKGLIEAMAEIKALREDFWKNVTVPGISNEMNPELEKAGRVADFLELGELFAKDALDRNESCGGHFREESIELDGLQKGEAKRNDKDFAYVAAWEYKGEPANAVLHKEELEFNDIELKQRSYK is encoded by the coding sequence ATGGCTTTAGATTCAAAAATTCCAAAGGGTCCATTAAAAGATAAATGGACAGATTATAAAAATCATATCGATTTAGTAAATCCAGCAAACAAACGTAATATTGATGTTATTGTTGTAGGTACTGGATTAGCGGGTGGTTCTGCTTCAGCAACTTTAGCTGAATTAGGGTACAACGTAAAAGCATTTGCTTATCAAGATTCTCCTCGTAGAGCACACTCTATTGCAGCACAAGGAGGTATTAATGCAGCAAAAAATTATCAAGGTGATGGAGATTCTTTTTACAGATTATTTTATGATACTGTAAAGGGTGGAGATTACCGTTCTCGTGAAGCTAACGTATATCGTTTAGCTGAGGTTTCTGCAAATATTATTGACCAGTGTGTGGCACAAGGTGTTCCTTTTGCTCGTGATTATGGTGGTTTGTTAGATAACCGTTCGTTTGGTGGTGTATTAGTATCTCGTACTTTTTATGCTAAAGGACAAACAGGACAACAATTATTATTAGGTGCTTATTCTGCAATGAACCGTCAAATTGCTCGTGGTAAGATTGAAATGTTCAATCGTCATGAAATGTTAGACGTTGTTAAAGTTGATGGAAAAGCCCGTGGAATTATAGCTCGTAACTTAGTTACTGGTGAAATTGAGCGTCATTCAGCACATGCTGTTGTAATTGCTACTGGTGGATACGGAAATGTATATTTCTTATCAACAAATGCAATGGGTTCTAATGCTACTGCAGCTTGGAAAATTCATAAAAAAGGAGCATTTTTTGCAAATCCTTGTTATACACAAATTCACCCTACTTGTATTCCTCGTTCAGGTGATTATCAATCAAAGTTAACGTTAATGTCAGAATCATTACGTAACGATGGTCGTATTTGGGTACCAAAGAATTTAGATGATGTTAAGGCAATTAAAGAAGGTCGTAAAAAACCTACTGATTTATCTGAGAACGAAAGAGATTATTACTTAGAAAGAAGATATCCTGCCTTTGGTAACTTAGTGCCTCGTGATGTTGCATCTCGTGCAGCTAAAGAACGTTGTGATGCTGGTTATGGTGTAAATGCTACTGGTGAAGCTGTTTATTTAGATTTTGCTTCGGCAATTACTCGTTACGGTACAGAAAAAGCTAAAATTCAGAATATTTCTAATCCATCGGAAGCTAAGATTTACGAATTAGGACAAGCAATTGTTGAAGCTAAGTATGGAAACTTATTCCAGATGTACAATAAAATTGTAGATGAAGATCCTTATAAAACACCTATGATGATTTATCCTGCAGTTCACTACACAATGGGTGGTGTTTGGGTTGATTATAACTTAATGACAACTGTTGAAGGATTATATTGTTTAGGAGAAGCTAATTTCTCTGATCATGGAGCTAACCGTTTAGGTGCATCTGCTTTAATGCAAGGTTTATCTGATGGATATTTTGTATTACCATATACTATTGGTGATTATTTATCTAATGATATTAGAACAGGAAAAATTCCTACAGATACTAAAGAATTTGAACAAGCAGAGAAAGAAGTTACAGCACGTATTGATTTCTTTGTAAATAATAAAGGACAACATTCTGTAGATTATTACCACAAGAAATTAGGAAAAATTATGTGGGAAAAATGTGGAATGTCTCGTAACGAAAAAGGTTTAATTGAAGCTATGGCTGAAATTAAAGCATTACGTGAAGATTTCTGGAAAAATGTAACAGTTCCTGGTATTTCGAATGAAATGAATCCTGAATTAGAAAAAGCAGGTCGTGTAGCAGATTTCTTAGAATTAGGAGAATTGTTTGCCAAAGATGCTTTAGATAGAAATGAATCTTGTGGTGGTCACTTTAGAGAAGAATCTATTGAATTAGATGGATTACAAAAAGGTGAAGCTAAACGTAACGATAAAGATTTTGCTTACGTAGCTGCTTGGGAATACAAAGGTGAACCTGCTAATGCAGTTTTACACAAAGAAGAATTAGAGTTTAACGATATTGAATTAAAACAACGTTCATACAAATAA
- a CDS encoding M28 family peptidase, with the protein MKKLQFLIITISTIFLISCKSEIQKTTPSTPISKYNFTTDLILNDIKTLSSDEFEGRKTATQGGIKAKNYIKERFKKLNVTPLIENFEQPFTFNKGKDTYNAINVLGLIKGTKYTDKYVVLSAHYDHLGTINGKIFNGADDNASGVATLLAFAEYFKKYPPKHNVILASFDAEEIGLKGAYYYADNSIIDLNKIVLNLNFDMISRSDSKKLFAVGTRYTPILKETITSLDKVGEVELLIGHEGLDSSENWTNSSDHSAFHKKDIPFIYFGVPDHEDYHKATDIYENIDQKFTVDAIQTVLNVFTKLDAKEL; encoded by the coding sequence ATGAAAAAATTACAATTTTTAATTATAACTATTTCAACAATCTTTTTAATTTCTTGTAAATCAGAAATACAAAAAACGACTCCTAGTACACCGATTTCAAAATATAATTTTACAACCGATTTAATATTAAATGATATTAAAACTTTATCTTCTGATGAATTCGAAGGTAGAAAAACAGCTACTCAAGGAGGAATAAAAGCAAAAAATTATATAAAAGAGCGTTTTAAAAAACTAAATGTAACACCACTTATTGAAAACTTCGAACAACCTTTTACTTTCAATAAAGGAAAAGATACATATAATGCTATTAATGTTTTAGGACTTATTAAAGGTACAAAATATACTGATAAATACGTTGTATTATCTGCTCATTACGACCATTTAGGTACTATAAATGGGAAGATTTTTAATGGTGCTGATGATAATGCTTCAGGTGTTGCTACCTTATTAGCTTTTGCTGAATATTTTAAAAAATATCCTCCAAAACATAATGTGATATTAGCTTCTTTTGATGCTGAAGAAATAGGTTTAAAAGGTGCTTATTATTATGCAGATAATTCTATAATTGATTTAAATAAAATAGTCTTAAACTTAAATTTTGATATGATTTCAAGAAGTGATAGTAAAAAACTATTCGCTGTAGGAACTCGTTATACACCAATATTAAAAGAAACAATAACTTCATTAGATAAAGTTGGAGAAGTTGAATTACTTATAGGACATGAAGGTTTAGATAGCTCGGAAAACTGGACAAACTCTAGTGATCATTCAGCCTTTCATAAAAAAGATATTCCATTTATATATTTTGGTGTGCCAGATCATGAAGATTATCACAAAGCCACCGATATTTATGAAAACATCGATCAAAAATTTACCGTTGATGCTATTCAAACAGTTTTAAATGTGTTCACTAAATTAGATGCTAAAGAATTATAA
- a CDS encoding helix-turn-helix domain-containing protein has protein sequence MAIQNIKTYKYQEIFSLQTVQFEKACIVNKPTQINTYKIFWIKEGSGIYHIDFERYSFNDGVLFFLFPGQMFSVTSEKIKEAYQLSFDQDFYCVQAHDSEISCNGVLFNNVYETPFVKPSEKDSQKLDFIIDSLVDEFENTETAKYDMLQAYLKQFIIHSVRIKKEYNLIKEDEETKLFKDFSLLVSQNFKKLHSVSDYANRLGISPKSLTKHFQKINSKTPSDFIKNRIVIEAKRQLLYSTDAIKYIAFDLGFNDPAYFSRFFTKATGQSPKQFQKAQKESS, from the coding sequence ATGGCTATTCAAAATATAAAAACTTATAAATATCAAGAGATATTTTCACTACAAACTGTACAATTTGAAAAAGCTTGTATAGTTAATAAACCAACTCAAATTAATACTTACAAAATTTTTTGGATAAAAGAAGGATCTGGAATATATCATATTGATTTTGAACGCTATTCTTTTAATGATGGTGTATTATTTTTTTTATTTCCAGGACAAATGTTTTCAGTAACATCAGAAAAAATAAAAGAAGCGTATCAATTAAGTTTTGATCAAGATTTTTATTGTGTTCAAGCTCATGATTCTGAAATTTCCTGTAACGGCGTATTGTTTAATAATGTGTACGAAACTCCTTTTGTAAAACCAAGTGAAAAAGATAGTCAAAAATTAGATTTTATTATTGATAGTTTAGTTGATGAATTTGAAAATACTGAAACTGCAAAATATGATATGTTACAAGCGTATTTAAAACAATTTATTATTCATTCTGTTCGTATAAAAAAAGAATATAATTTAATTAAAGAAGACGAAGAAACAAAGTTATTTAAAGATTTTAGTTTGTTAGTTTCTCAAAATTTTAAAAAACTACATAGTGTTTCTGATTATGCGAATCGTTTGGGTATTTCGCCAAAATCATTAACGAAGCATTTTCAAAAAATAAATTCAAAAACACCTAGCGATTTTATTAAAAATAGAATTGTAATAGAGGCGAAGCGTCAATTATTATATTCTACTGATGCTATAAAATATATTGCTTTTGATTTAGGATTTAATGATCCTGCATATTTTTCTCGATTTTTTACTAAAGCTACAGGACAATCTCCAAAACAGTTTCAAAAAGCACAAAAAGAATCATCATAA
- a CDS encoding sensor histidine kinase, producing MIKLNKKDSAQALIHVLFWLLFTFVSLFVFTRYYWTENPFLYYFFILVVIVYANNQILLPFFVKKKWYVLYSVIFMLISFLATQLYCYVFARCGCSVMKCLSDYLWQTLTPLLFFSFIWMLFRYINQSEEVARIQQEKTAMELKFLKSQINPHVLFNNLNTIYAYAIEKPEKAPDLILKLSDNLKHVLYESNSEKVSLAKEIQFLDNYIVFHKIRTEGLKEIEYQTSTDSENYKIAPLLLITIIENAFKHSTINSVISIIIKADKNKLTCICTNNYDIKKIKNTNTIGLENLKKRLNLLYKNNYELSIDATDIFTVSLTLNLI from the coding sequence ATGATTAAACTAAATAAAAAAGATAGTGCTCAGGCATTAATTCACGTACTTTTTTGGCTACTTTTTACTTTTGTATCATTATTTGTATTTACACGCTATTATTGGACTGAAAACCCATTTTTATATTATTTTTTTATCCTTGTAGTTATCGTTTATGCAAACAATCAAATACTGTTACCTTTTTTTGTAAAGAAGAAATGGTATGTATTATACAGCGTTATTTTTATGCTGATTTCATTTTTAGCAACACAATTGTATTGCTATGTTTTTGCACGTTGCGGATGTTCAGTTATGAAATGTTTAAGTGATTATTTATGGCAAACTTTAACACCTTTATTGTTTTTTTCATTTATATGGATGTTATTTCGATATATAAATCAATCCGAAGAAGTAGCAAGAATTCAACAAGAAAAAACAGCTATGGAATTGAAATTTTTAAAATCGCAAATCAACCCACACGTGCTATTCAATAATTTAAATACTATTTATGCATACGCTATTGAAAAACCCGAAAAAGCACCCGATTTAATTTTAAAATTATCAGACAATTTAAAGCATGTTTTATATGAAAGTAATTCCGAAAAAGTAAGCTTAGCTAAAGAAATTCAGTTTTTAGATAATTATATAGTTTTCCATAAAATCAGAACAGAAGGACTCAAAGAAATAGAATATCAGACTTCAACAGATTCTGAAAATTATAAAATAGCACCACTATTGTTAATTACTATTATTGAAAATGCTTTTAAACATAGTACTATTAATAGTGTTATATCAATAATAATTAAAGCAGATAAAAATAAATTAACCTGTATTTGTACGAATAATTATGATATCAAAAAGATAAAAAACACAAATACTATCGGGCTAGAAAATTTAAAAAAGCGATTGAACTTATTGTATAAAAACAACTATGAATTATCTATTGATGCTACAGATATTTTTACAGTATCATTAACGTTAAATTTAATCTAA
- a CDS encoding DUF1573 domain-containing protein translates to MKTILTLSAVFLMALSVNAQEFKFVTESIDYGKITQGSEKNRVFEFTNIGDAPLIIKQVVSTCGCAVPKKPENPIMPGEKGKIAVSYDTNRIGGFSKMFTIVSNAKSKRIKIKGHVSAKNTLASK, encoded by the coding sequence ATGAAAACAATTTTAACATTATCGGCTGTTTTTTTAATGGCATTATCTGTAAATGCACAAGAATTTAAGTTTGTAACAGAGTCTATTGATTACGGAAAAATTACACAAGGATCAGAAAAAAATCGTGTATTTGAGTTTACAAATATTGGTGATGCTCCTTTAATTATTAAACAAGTGGTATCTACTTGTGGATGTGCCGTTCCAAAGAAACCAGAAAACCCAATTATGCCTGGTGAAAAAGGTAAAATAGCAGTTTCTTATGATACCAATAGAATAGGAGGTTTTTCTAAAATGTTTACTATTGTTTCTAATGCAAAAAGTAAACGAATAAAAATTAAAGGGCATGTAAGTGCTAAAAATACACTAGCTTCTAAGTAA
- a CDS encoding succinate dehydrogenase cytochrome b subunit — MMGLLKSSIGRKFAMALSAFFLMFFLLQHFVINITSIFPDNGATFNALSHFMGTNPLIQYVMQPVLIFGVVFHFVMGFVLELKNKKATNVSYAKDNGAANSTWMSRNMIWSGAAILAFVVLHFIDFWFPEINHKYIAMLPEDPTRYFHELQEKFVNPLRVGAYAIAFVFLALHLLHGFTSAFQSVGANNKYTKGLKTFCKVYAIGIPVGFIIIALFHYFNH, encoded by the coding sequence ATAATGGGATTATTAAAATCTTCTATTGGAAGAAAATTTGCCATGGCACTTTCTGCCTTTTTCTTGATGTTCTTCTTATTACAACATTTTGTAATAAACATCACCTCAATTTTTCCTGACAACGGAGCAACATTTAACGCGTTATCCCACTTTATGGGAACAAACCCGTTAATTCAATATGTTATGCAACCTGTCTTAATTTTTGGTGTAGTTTTTCACTTTGTAATGGGATTCGTCTTAGAATTAAAAAACAAGAAAGCAACTAATGTAAGTTATGCAAAAGATAACGGAGCAGCAAATTCTACTTGGATGAGTAGAAACATGATTTGGTCTGGTGCAGCTATTTTAGCATTCGTAGTATTACACTTTATTGATTTTTGGTTTCCAGAAATTAACCACAAGTATATTGCAATGTTACCAGAAGACCCAACTCGTTATTTCCACGAATTACAAGAGAAATTTGTAAACCCACTAAGAGTTGGTGCTTACGCAATAGCTTTTGTGTTTTTAGCATTACATTTATTACACGGATTTACTTCAGCATTCCAATCGGTTGGAGCAAATAACAAATACACTAAAGGATTGAAAACATTTTGTAAAGTATATGCAATTGGTATTCCTGTAGGATTTATCATTATTGCGTTATTTCATTATTTCAATCATTAA
- a CDS encoding mechanosensitive ion channel family protein codes for MNIDFQKIFSDYFEKISTLIPNIITGIIIVIIAIIAGKVVYKIINKTTEKRWQDNIMSNFLAQVIKWSFYLFGIIMALTVIGFTEIASTIFAGAGVSAIVFGFAFKDIGENFLAGIILALKRPFEIGDIIEINSTKGTVKDLDLRLTHLRNSEGKDIYIPNSTILKNTLINYTKDGYLRVNFTIGIAPECDIETTRKLILDYLLTNETILKTPDPRVLVQELGEFTTDIQILFWVDVLTNKKLPENYLGHNTRSKIITDVKMILDKNNIEMPSQVIEHKMYQKHKISIDKY; via the coding sequence ATGAATATAGATTTCCAAAAAATTTTTAGTGATTATTTCGAGAAAATAAGCACTCTTATTCCAAATATTATTACAGGAATAATCATTGTAATAATAGCTATTATTGCAGGTAAAGTTGTTTATAAAATAATCAATAAAACAACAGAAAAAAGATGGCAAGACAATATTATGTCTAATTTTTTAGCACAAGTTATAAAATGGTCTTTTTATTTATTCGGAATTATAATGGCATTAACTGTAATTGGTTTTACAGAAATTGCTAGTACTATTTTTGCAGGTGCAGGTGTCAGCGCCATCGTGTTTGGTTTTGCTTTTAAAGATATTGGAGAAAATTTTTTAGCAGGAATTATTTTAGCATTAAAACGCCCTTTTGAAATAGGTGATATTATTGAAATTAATAGTACTAAAGGAACTGTAAAAGACCTAGATTTACGATTAACACACTTAAGAAATTCAGAAGGTAAAGATATTTATATTCCAAATTCTACAATCTTAAAAAACACCTTAATTAACTATACAAAAGATGGTTACTTAAGAGTTAATTTTACTATTGGTATTGCACCAGAGTGCGATATTGAAACAACTCGAAAATTAATATTAGACTATCTTCTTACAAATGAAACTATTTTAAAAACTCCTGACCCACGTGTTTTAGTACAAGAATTAGGTGAATTTACTACGGATATTCAAATATTATTTTGGGTAGATGTTTTAACTAATAAAAAATTACCAGAAAATTATTTAGGACATAATACAAGAAGTAAAATAATTACAGATGTAAAAATGATTTTAGATAAAAATAACATTGAAATGCCATCACAAGTTATTGAACATAAAATGTATCAAAAACATAAAATTAGTATTGATAAATACTAA
- a CDS encoding alpha/beta hydrolase family protein produces MMKKIFTILFIFLFINFGFSQNGKILSKKIIDISKTPIWNSVSQNNELRSNFKYLNKLNFYLITYKSDNLKVSGVVIEPKKEGKYPVVIFNGGYNRVPMKSTIRKTIMSVSKLASAGYVVIGSSYREKDEFGGAKINDLLNLITTVKNIEKADSNCIGMFGWSRGGMTTYLALQKSKKIKTAIIGNTAVDLFETIKFRPEMETEVFTECIPNYWKNKETELKKRSAIYWADELDKNSSVLIICGTNDKKVNPQQSERIAEKLKKINYNFEFKKFETNHFFHQKTTELNELVIKWFDKNLK; encoded by the coding sequence ATGATGAAAAAGATATTTACAATACTATTTATATTTCTTTTTATAAATTTTGGATTTTCTCAAAATGGAAAAATACTATCAAAAAAAATAATTGACATTTCAAAAACACCTATTTGGAATAGCGTTTCTCAAAACAATGAATTACGTTCTAATTTTAAATATTTAAACAAATTAAATTTTTATCTTATTACCTATAAAAGTGATAATCTAAAAGTTAGTGGAGTCGTTATTGAACCAAAAAAAGAAGGTAAATATCCAGTCGTTATTTTTAATGGAGGATATAATAGAGTTCCGATGAAATCAACTATTAGAAAAACAATAATGTCAGTTTCAAAGTTAGCATCAGCAGGTTATGTTGTTATAGGAAGTAGTTATCGAGAAAAAGATGAATTTGGCGGTGCTAAAATTAATGACCTTCTGAACTTAATAACGACTGTAAAAAATATTGAAAAAGCCGATTCGAATTGTATTGGAATGTTTGGATGGTCAAGAGGTGGAATGACAACATATTTAGCACTTCAAAAATCAAAAAAAATAAAAACTGCTATTATAGGAAATACTGCCGTTGACTTATTTGAAACAATAAAATTTAGACCAGAAATGGAAACTGAAGTATTTACTGAATGTATTCCTAATTACTGGAAAAATAAAGAAACTGAATTAAAGAAACGTTCGGCTATTTATTGGGCTGATGAATTAGATAAAAACAGTAGTGTTTTAATAATCTGTGGAACAAATGATAAAAAAGTAAATCCTCAACAATCTGAAAGAATCGCTGAAAAATTAAAGAAAATAAATTATAATTTTGAATTCAAAAAATTTGAAACGAATCATTTTTTTCATCAAAAAACAACTGAATTAAATGAATTGGTTATAAAATGGTTTGATAAAAACTTGAAATAG